The genomic segment GTAGATACTTTGTATCTGCTGGGTCGAAAGTGCCGTATTTAGCCTTTGCGGATGATATGATCATCTTTACTCGGTGCTCGCAGGACGCGTTGGTGTCCCTTAAGGATTTTTTGCAGCTCTACCAAAGTTGTTCTGGCCAGAAGGTGAATATTGCTAAGAGTGCCTTTTACGCATCGGCCAGGGTGACGGACACCCAGCGGACCCTTGTTAGCACGACCCTAGGGTACCAGTGCCAGGGGTTTCCGTTCAGGTATCTAGGGGTGCCGCTGATTCGCGGCAGGGTTACATGTGCAGCGTTTGATGCGTTACTGGGCAAGGTTCGCCAAAAGCTATACCATTGGAGCTCAAAGATGCTATCTATGGGGGGGAAGATGGTCCTTTTATGAAGTGTCCTGTGTTCCCTTCCAGTCTACTTACTCCAGGTGCTCCAACCCCCGAAGGCGGTGCTGCTGCGTTTAGGCCGAGTGTGCAATGCTTTTTTGTGGGATACCTCTATTGATAGCAAACGGACCCACTGGGCGGCGTGGGATAAGGTTTGCCGTCCGGTCGAGGAAGGGGGCCTGGGGTTTCGCTCCTTTGAGGACGTCACAAAGGCTTTCTCTTGTAAGCTCTAGTGGAAGTTGCGGGAACGGGCGTCCATTTGGGCAGAGTTCATGCACGTCAAGTATGTCAGAGGGGGGCATCCTCTTCTAGTTTCAGTTGACCGCCCGTCCCCATTTTGGCGCCGGTTGGTAGAGGTGAGGGGGTTTGCGGAGGGGAATATCCGGTGGTGTCTGGGGGAGGGCTTAGTTGACTTCTGGCAGGACAGGTGGTGCACTGATGTTCCGCTCGCTAGCTTGGTGCCAGGCCCTAAGTCTCACAGGTTGGTAGGGGAATTTTTTCTTTCTGATGGTTGGGATGAGCAGTGGCTCAGACGGCTTCTTCTGGGGCACTTAGTGTCGAAGGTCATGGAGCTGCGAATATTCCCCAATATGCAAGACCAGATGATTTGGGCGGCGTCACCTTCGGGGAGCTTTACTGTATCTTCAGCTTGGGACGTTCTTCGCTCAACGCACAATCGATCGGTTGTTGATTCATTGGTCTGGAGCTCGGTGGTCCCCCTGAAGGTATCCTTCTTGGCGTGGAGGTTGTTGCGTGGTTGGCTCCCCTTGGATGATCTCCTTCAAGGGAGAGGATTGAGGTCAAAGTGTTACTGTTGTGGCCTCGCTCCAGAAACGGGACACCATCTTTTTGTCTCGGGACCTTTAGCGAGCAGGGTCTGGCGGCACTTCTCCTGCCGCTTTGGGCTGGTAGTCCAGGGGAGTGGGGTGGCATCGAGACTATCATGTTGGCTCTTGTCTCACCGGTTTGTCTCACAGAATCATATTCGTGTCATTCTCCCTCTTTTAATCTTGTGGTTTATTTGGAAGGGCCGTAACAAGGCCCGCTTTGAGGGGGTGAGTATGTCGTCAGATCAGGTAATCGACCAGGTGTGCGCATTTGTCGAGCAGTTGGGCAGGGGGGGCTGCTCAAGTTCGAGTTTTTCAAAGGGGACACAGATTGTGACTGGGTGAAGTTCGGTAAGGTCAAGGGAAAATTGGTACAGCTTCGTGCCTTTCCTTGGGCAAAACCTACAGGGCAGGCGGTGAAACTCAACACTGATGCTAGTGTGGTACGCGGGCGTTCAAGTGGTGGAGGGGTGGTGCGCTCGGCTGAGGGTAATTTAGTGTTTGCATTTTATAAGGAGTTTGGAGAGAAAGACGCTCTCTCCTCAGAGGCGTTGGCTTTGCTGGAGGGTCTTCGTTATTGCCAGGATAGCAATCTCACGGGGGTCATAGCGGAAGTGGATTCTAGTACTTTAGTGCATCTCGTGTCCTCTAAGATGACGTCTTCCTGGCCGTTATGTAACACGATTAGGCATATTCGGAGCTTGGTGGCAAAATTGGGGGTGTCGTTGGTTCACACGTTCAGAGAAGCAAATGCGGTTGCCGACGCGTTGGCCTCGTCGGATCTACGAGCGGATGCCCGCTTCTTGAGTGAAATAGCTCTCCCTTCTAAAGTTCGGACTCTTTTGCAGTTAGATAGGCTGTCAACTCCGTATGTGAGAGTCTGTACGGTCTCAGGATAGGTTAGTCACACGGTCTGTgtattttctcttttcattGCCAATAAAGATCatattcaattaaaaaaaaaaaaaaaagaagaccagattgtaatgcttcatttgggaaagaaagattcataacaggattaccaagtttattttcacaaagaataatggatagtttgcaaaaagaaatgggaacagatgttatttcatttgagaatattacttttggacaattatttgcatttgttaaaaaagaaggattaatgttatgttccgaattaagattacaaataaaatatggttcTAAAACAAAGGAAGTATGATCAttttgtgatgcatttggaattaaaagaattaaatcaccatcagcatacaaaaagaaagttaaaaaatataataaaaaattaaaatacaaaagaccTAAAGAAGATAAACTAGAAAGaccagaaagaaagagaaagaaagagaaagaaagagaaagtttattaaaagaaaaattgtttgttataaatgtggaaaaataggtcataaagcaaacaaatgtaaattaaaagaaaaaattacagaaatatgtgcagatgaagaagaaattaaaaataaattaattaatttattaataaatgaaaaaaatcaaaGTTCTGAAGAAGATTATTATAATGATATATCTAGTTCAGATAAtgaagaaaattgtaattgcactccaaaatatataaatgttataactaaaaaagaagataaagaatttttattagacaTGATAGAAAAAATAGAAGATCCAATAGCTAAAAAGGAATACTTGGAAAGATTAAAGAGTTTaatcattcaagaagataaaatgccaaaaataatagaaccttttagtatctcaaaattaatagataaatatccaaatataaacataatgaaaaaagaaactactaaagatcttcaaacagaaattaataatctcaaaatacaagtaaaacaattacagaAAGAAATTATAGagttaaaaacaaaagatttagatATAGAAGCAAAATTAACATTATTAGAAAATCAACCttcaacttctaattctaaaacagaagaaataaatatatcagaaaaacctacaaatgaacttcaatatataaatattatagaaAGAATGACATTCCAAAAATGGTTTGCTTTAGTAACTATCACAGTAGAAGATTTTAAAGAAACATATGTAgctctaatagatagtggagctgatacaagttgcattaaagaaggaataattccaactaaatattgtgaaaaaacaaaagaaaaattaatggcagcaaatggagaaaatttagaAGTAacatataaatttacaaaaggatcaatatgtaataatgaatattgtattagacataattttataattgtaaaaaatataaattgtgatgtaatattaggaacaccctttttaattcaaatatatccattttttgtaagccatgaaggaatttcaataaatataatggTAAAAACAATTATATTTAGATTTCTAACCCCAGTAAAACAAAGAGAATTACAGATATTACAAACCTCCtctatttataaaacaataaatagtattactaaagtacaacaacaaataaattatattaaagaagaaaaatcttatttaaaaattgaagaacaattaaaagaagaaaagatacaaaaaagaattttagaactagaaaaattattacaaCAAGAAGTATGTGCTGacattcctaatgctttttgggatagaaaacaacatatggtTGAGTTACCCTATGAAACAGGATTCAATgagaaaaatattccaacaaaggCTAGACCTATACAAATGCATTTTGAATTATTAGAATTctgtaaaaaagaaataaaggcATTAAtggataaaaaattaataacccATTCTAAATCACCATGGAgttgtgctgcattttatgtcatgaatcaagcagaaaaagaacgaggagttccaagattagtaataaattacaaaccattaaataaagtattgcaatggattagatattcaattccaaataaaaaagatttgcttaatagattatttaaagcaaaaatattttcaaaatttgatttaaaatcaggatattggcaaatattaataaatccaaaagatagatacaaaacagcatttacaacaccctttggacattatgaatggaatgtaatgccatttggattaaaaaatgcaccatcagaatttcaaaatataatgaatgacatCTTTAATCCTTACAGTTTATTTAGTATAGTTTATattgatgatgtattaatattttctgaaTCATTAGAACagcattttaaacatttaaatatatttttaaaaatagttaagaaaaatggattagtagTTTCTgcaccaaaaatgaaattattccaaacaaaaataagatttttaggacacgATAATTACCAAGGCACAATCAAACCAattaatagagctttagaattcactactaaatttccagatgaaataaaagagaagaatcaattacaaagatttttaggatgcttaaattatatagcagatttctttcccaaattaagacaagaatgctCTATATTATTcaatagattaaagaaaaatccaatgccatggacagaagaacatactcaaaaaataagatatttaaaagaaaaaattaaatctttACCATGCTTATGTTTACCacatcctaaagcattcatgatagttgaaacagatgcatcagaattaggatatagaggaatattaaaacaaaaattagaagagtCAAAAGAGGagttagttagatttcattcaggaactTGGTCTGATcctcaaaaaaattattcaactattaaaaaagaaattttatcaatagttttacgtatatcaaaatttcaagatgatttatataataaaattttttttaataagaatagattgtaaatctgctaaagaaattttacaaaaagatgttcaaaatatagtttcaaagcaaatatttgctagatagcaagctattttatctgtatttgattttgaaatagaatttatcaaaggagaaaataattctttaccagattttcttactagagaattcctacaaggacatggatcgtGAATTGGTGACTCCAATTGAAGAACGAGAATATACCAATTATTTGAGAGTTCAAAGGGATTCTCCCAaactccaaaacaaagaaaaatatatCCAATCCAGAGGATATCAATATTTTGCCCAAACCAGCTATGGCAGACAGAGTATTCCAGCTCATCAAATTCCTAAATATGACACTATATACATTCGAAAAAGCCCTTATGCTACTATCACTCCCCAAGAAAGAGCCTTTCTTATTCAAAGAGAGATTCAGAGAAATACCATTCGAATCAAAGTTATGAAAAGAATTGAGAGAAGTGAGGAATTTATTCAGTATCACAGAAAGcaaaataaacaattatctGACCAACTTAAAGATATTGTTTATTAATATTGCAGGATTATGAattcaaaagcaggaaattcccggccaaagactcctcaagattatgagatgagtcttactcctgttACTCAAAATAGATTCCAACTTTTATCAGATTTTCCAGCATTGACTAACAGTCAAGCTGCTTGTACTCCAACTTCTTCTCaaataaaacctcttcaacagATTCCAAAGACCCCAGAGAAATCCAATGAAAATACTTATTTTACCAAGccatttactcaacatatcactttaacCAAATTTCAAGAAGTACCTTTATATTCTACACTCAATCAAATTACCCAGAGAATCTTTCCTCAAAAGTgtttttggcaaccagatgatccttcaaaaaatttggattattatgaattaattcttacagatactcaatctgtagaaatattTCCAATTCCAGACAGAAAAAACCCAAATATGATTAGCCACTCAAAATGcataataaagaaagtttgttctccaaatgaatggacttctctttattctaaaaaatccttttcagtaaggttcattccagatggatttacatatcaagattataaaatggcatggtatcgtgctttcctttttagaccattcaatcattcatggtTCTTCACGTtcaaagaaaattgcagcagagaatttccaatttgattcaatcactggtggaaatggtttggccCACAACCAGAGATACTACCTCCAAATGTGCTTATGGGATTTCAAACGTATCTAAAGagagcaaagggggaagaatatacaagaccaattttattccatatggagttcaaagtcccgtggatattttgctggagtttcaaaattcatcaagagcttgaaaaatcacttccaatgtcattggttagaaaattcaaaattaaatggtggacAGGGTTCAACCAAGAATTCGGAGATCAAGTAAATGTTATTAGATTCCTAACTACCGGAGATAAACTCAAATGGACTAAACCAACAGCTACTCCAACAACTTTTGTACCCACTACAACAAAGTCTTCACCAACTCCAACCACTACAGCACCAACTCCAACCACTactccaataaagaaagaaaaagataccGAAATGGTATCCGAAGCCACTTCAAATgactttttgatgaaaaagatgatgcaagaTCCAAGGCTACTCAAAAAATATCTGGATtatttacaaaagacagataagaaagaagaaatcgACAAAATTGACGAGTCAGCAGAATCAtccgaatctacttttgatccaTTCGGAGGACCATGCGGACAAGATCCAAACGACTTTTGAGAAAGGAGCCGATcacttttgaaaaagatgtcggccacaaataaaaagaagatgaaactcaaaggaagaagaaatgaaattcaaatgagaaagtcccgagcctctataaatagaaggAAGATTGCAAACTGAAGGCATCGGCGAATAGATCagagaaaaatttcagtttacaTCTTATAGTACAAACCTCTTACCTACTCTCACTTTGGTGCTGTAGTGGTTGGAGTTGGTGAAGACTTTGTTGTAGTGGGTACAAAAGTTgttggagtcattataaatttagGATTTAAATGCGACGATAAAGGTCTATAATATATTCtgtatattattgcaaaattctttgtgtgtttttcaaattcatttccttgtagatgaatATCTAATATTACAGAATTCAGAATATGTGGGTCAGTTaaatctattgaaaaatttggagcacagttaaaatatatgggtccattacaaacatttgtttgaatcatagaaagtaaagaagttttatatcGTTTGAGTCTTGTGTCTCTTAATGCTAAATATATTGGAGCATCTACTCCTAgatggaataaaggttttacagcaatttgtattaaacctatatgaatatatcgatatcctttacttaaatatttttgaattgtactatgatttaataatggaattgattgatattcttcttgaatagatatcGTTTCTTCATGAGTATTAACTGATAAAGcggttttgaaatctaaaggacttattctataaatatgttctattttttcttctggaatagtccaatctgaattatttataggcatatgatattcatgacatTGTACTATATTAgcttgctttgaattagatcctattttaaattgtctaagaaatgcagccatgttttatatttaattaaatttttacttAACCTGGAACAACCGAGCACTATACctggaacatcctatcctggacttaccaacggtcttACAAGGCATCAAGTCTTACCAACGATTTCAGTGAAAGTTTAATAAAATAGATAAGCATAAATGCATGAATTAGccaaattaaaatagaaacgtaattcaaataaagtaataaattcaAAGTCTAAATATGCAGTCGTagtgtggctctgataccacttctacccaggcAATATAAACTTGTAATAAGCATAAATATTTGGACTTACAATGAAATTGAGTAGACAACTGAAGCTTTGAGCAAAATAAATCCTTGATTCTTTTATTGAATAAGCTTGACAATAGCTAGAGTACAGCAGTTGTTTGAAGTAGGTAAGAGTAGGTTTGAAGTAAGTGAGAGTAGGTAAGAGGTTTGTACTATAAGAtgtaaactgaaatttttctctGTTCTATTCGCCGATGCCTTCAGTTTGCAATCTTccttctatttatagaggctcgggactttctcatttgaatttcatttcttcttcctttgagtttcatcttctttttatttgtggccgacatctttttcaaaagtgATCGGCTTCTTTCTCAAAAGTCGTTTGGATCTTGTCCGCATGGTCCTCCGAAtggatcaaaagtagattcggaTGATTCTGCTGACTCGTCAATTTTGTcgatttcttctttcttatctgtcttttgtaaataATCCAGATATTCTTTGAGTAGCCTTGGATCTTgtatcatctttttcatcaaaaagtcATTTGAAGTGGTTTCGGATACCATTTCggtatctttttctttctgtATTGGAGTAGTGGTTGGAGTTGGTGCTGTAGTGGTTGGAGTTGGTGAAGACTTTGTTGTAGTGGGTACAAAAGTTGTTAGAGTAGCTGTTGGTTTAGTCCATTTGAGTTTATCTCCGGTAGTTAGGAATCTAATAACATTTACTTGATCTCCGAATTCTTGGTTGAACCCTgtccaccatttaattttgaattctctaaccaatgacattggaagtgatttttcaagctcttgatgaattttgaaactccagcaaaatatccacgggactttgaactccatatggaataaaattggtcttgtatattcttccccctttgctctttttagataCGTTTGAAATCCCATAAGCACATTTGGAGGTAGTATCTCTGGTTGTGGGCCAAACCATTTCCACTagtgattgaaccaaattggaaattctctgctgcaattttctttgaACGTGAAGAaccatgaatgattgaatggtctaaaaaggaaagcacgataccatgccattttataatcttgatatgtaaatccatctggaatgaaccttactgaaaaggattttttagaataaagagaagtccattcatttggagaacaaactttctttattatgCATTTTGAGTGGCTAATCATATTTGGGTTTTTTCTGTCTGGAATTGGAAATATTtttacagattgagtatctgtaagaattaattcataataatccaaattttttgaaggatcatctggttgccaaaaacACTTTTGAGGAAAGATTCTCTGGGTAATTTGATTGAGTGTAGAATATAAAGGTACTTCTTGAAATTTGgttaaagtgatatgttgagtaaatggCTTGGTAAAATAAGTATTTTCATTGGATTTCTCTGGGGTCTTTGGAATctgttgaagaggttttatttGAGAAGAAGTTGGAGTACAAGCAGCTTGACTGTTAGTCAATGCTGGAAAATCTGATAAAAGTTGGAATCTGTTTTGAGTaacaggagtaagactcatctcataatcttgaggagtctttggccgggaatttcctgcttttgaatccataatCCTGCAATATTAATAAACAATATCTTTAAGTTGGTCagataattgtttattttgCTTTCTGTGATACTGAATAAATTCCTCACTTCTCTCAATTCTTTTCATAACTTTGATTCGAATGGTATTTCTCTGAATCTCTCTTTGAATAAGAAAGGCTCTTTCTTGGGGAGTGATAGTAGCATAAGGGCTTTTTCGAATGTATATAGTGTCATATTTAGGAATTTGATGAGCTGGAATACTCTGTCTGCCATAGCTGGTTTGGGCAAAATATTGATATCCTCTGGATTGgatatctttttctttgttttggagttTGGGAGAATCCCTTTGAACTCTCAAATAATTGGTATATTCTCGTTCTTCAATTGGAGTCACCAATTCacgatccatgtccttgtaggaattctctagtaagaaaatctggtaaagaattattttctcctttgataaattctatttcaaaatcaaatacagataaaatagcttgccatctagcaaatatttgctttgaaactatattttgaacatctttttgtaaaatttctttagcagatttacaatctattcttattaaaaattttttattatataaatcatcttgaaattttgatatacataaaactattgataaaatttcttttttaatagttgaataatttttttgaggATCAGACCAagttcctgaatgaaatctaactaactTCTCTTTTGactcttctaatttttgttttaatattcctacatatcctaattctgatgcatctgtttcaactatcatgaacGCTTTAGGATGTGGTAAACATAAGCATGGTaaagatttaattttttcttttaaatatcttattttttgagtatgttcttctgtccatggctttggatttttctttaatctattaaataatatagagcattcttgtcttaatttgggaaagaaatctgctatataatttaagcatcctaaaaatctttgtaattgattcttatcttttatttcatctgAAAATTTAGTAGtgaattctaaagctctattaatTGGTTTGATTGTGCCTTGGTAAATATcgtgtcctaaaaatcttatttttgtttggaataatttcatttttggtgcAGAAActactaatccatttttcttaactatttttaaaaatatatttaaatgtttaaaatgctGTTCTAATGAttcagaaaatattaatacatcatcaatATAAACTATACTAAATAAACTGTAAGGATTAAAGatgtcattcattatattttgaaattctgatggtgcattttttaatccaaatggcattacattccattcataatgtccaaagggtgttgtaaatgctgttttgtatctatcttttggatttattaatatttgccaatatcctgattttaaatcaaattttgaaaatatttttgctttaaataatctattaagcaaatcttttttattaggaattggatatctaatccattgcaatactttatttaatggtttgtaatttattactaatcttggaactcctcgttctttttctgcttgattaatgacataaaatgcagcacaacTCCATGGTGATTTAGAATgggttattaattttttatccaTTAATgcctttatttcttttttacagAATTCTAATAATTCAAAATTCATTTGTATAGGTCTAGcctttgttggaatatttttctcATTGAATCCTGTTTCATAGGGTA from the Coffea arabica cultivar ET-39 chromosome 11e, Coffea Arabica ET-39 HiFi, whole genome shotgun sequence genome contains:
- the LOC113718336 gene encoding uncharacterized protein, which gives rise to MVIEFPSIKESLVKAFHLEKLEELMKNAEKIFFAILHKSHWFPMIVHVTEKEIYIVDPLQNDTTFYDGIIHLLTHARIARKFMALEIAMSKLADPFNYASFLNENKLGKETEVQGVQTERPLVRITRAASRKASNSKLLILDLNGVLRPDSLAWGWYNKLKAVRDALKQWNRVVFGNVSSKVAEAEQELKQTEAEYDLVRSEESKIHLHEARARYNRALSIECEFWHQKAGIKWLQAGDANTAFFHSWVRQRRNSNFISRIRKEEGGWHEDLQEIKNSAISYFSDLFASNRQVQPLTELPFEVPRVTQEDNEIMKQLPTMEEIHEVVFGMDTQSAPGPDGFGAGFFQSCWDMVKDDLLMAIQDFFQGMEQPRSWSHSMVVLIPKVDGASHWREFRPLSLCNVSSKVVSKILAVRISKLLPKLISPWQTGFVPGRGIVDNVLLAQELILDLDRRLIDPNLILKLDMEKAYDRVDWSFLLFLLRQYGFEEVVVDLLFRTFSNTWFSILVNGEPTGFVKSYQGVRQGDPLSPVLFLFVADFLGRGLQRLFDSKDSRYFVSAGSKVPYLAFADDMIIFTRCSQDALVSLKDFLQLYQSCSGQKVNIAKSAFYASARVTDTQRTLVSTTLGYQCQGFPFRYLGVPLIRGRVTCAAFDALLGKVLQPPKAVLLRLGRVCNAFLWDTSIDSKRTHWAAWDKWKLRERASIWAEFMHVKYVRGGHPLLVSVDRPSPFWRRLVEVRGFAEGNIRWCLGEGLVDFWQDRWCTDVPLASLVPGPKSHRLVGEFFLSDGWDEQWLRRLLLGHLVSKVMELRIFPNMQDQMIWAASPSGSFTVSSAWDVLRSTHNRSVVDSLVWSSVVPLKVSFLAWRLLRGWLPLDDLLQGRGLRSKCYCCGLAPETGHHLFVSGPLASRVWRHFSCRFGLVVQGSGVASRLSCWLLSHRFVSQNHIRVILPLLILWFIWKGRNKARFEGVSMSSDQFGKVKGKLVQLRAFPWAKPTGQAVKLNTDASVVRGRSSGGGVVRSAEGNLVFAFYKEFGEKDALSSEALALLEGLRYCQDSNLTGVIAEVDSSTLVHLVSSKMTSSWPLCNTIRHIRSLVAKLGVSLVHTFREANAVADALASSDLRADARFLSEIALPSKVRTLLQLDRLSTPYVRVCTVSG